A window of the Nibribacter ruber genome harbors these coding sequences:
- a CDS encoding GDSL-type esterase/lipase family protein, translating into MMRQASLIILLFCLLAGQKGFAQETAKVDSSYLGGHYTMRLDFYRKMPNQKKEIVFLGNSITEVGEWQELLPGLPVVNRGISGDVSWGVLARLDEVLASKPAKIFIAIGVNDIKRGTPTSYIVHNYRRMLQRIQQESPKTKVYLQSILPVNEPMLAAIYKNITNARIQELNTQLQALAQGQKNVRYVNIHPALVDSTGQLDKDLSTDGLHLKLVAYIKWVEQLKKEKAL; encoded by the coding sequence ATGATGAGACAAGCTTCACTGATAATACTACTGTTCTGCCTGTTGGCGGGTCAGAAAGGTTTTGCACAGGAAACCGCTAAAGTAGACAGCAGTTACCTGGGCGGGCATTATACCATGCGCCTGGACTTCTACCGCAAAATGCCTAACCAGAAAAAAGAAATTGTGTTTCTGGGCAACAGCATCACCGAAGTAGGCGAGTGGCAGGAGTTGTTGCCGGGCCTGCCCGTAGTGAACCGGGGCATAAGCGGTGACGTGTCCTGGGGCGTGTTGGCCAGGCTGGACGAAGTGCTGGCATCTAAACCTGCTAAAATCTTCATCGCCATTGGCGTGAATGACATCAAGCGGGGTACGCCTACCTCTTACATTGTGCACAATTACCGTCGTATGCTGCAGCGCATCCAACAAGAGTCGCCAAAGACCAAGGTGTACCTGCAGAGCATTCTGCCCGTGAACGAACCCATGCTGGCCGCCATTTACAAAAACATCACCAACGCCCGCATTCAAGAACTGAACACCCAGTTGCAGGCCTTGGCCCAGGGCCAGAAGAACGTGCGGTACGTGAACATTCATCCGGCGCTGGTAGACAGCACCGGCCAACTAGACAAAGACCTCTCCACCGACGGGCTTCACCTGAAACTGGTGGCCTACATCAAGTGGGTAGAACAATTAAAAAAGGAAAAGGCGCTGTAA
- a CDS encoding sodium:solute symporter family protein, whose product MSLSVLDIAIIFAYIVGILGIGFYISKRASKDMQSYFLGGNTMKWYYLGLSNASGMFDVSGTMWTVMILFVYGLKSAWIPWLWPVWNQVFVFVFLAIWMRRSKVMTGAQWITFRFGDGKGAKLSHIIIVAFAVISVLGFIAYFFEGIGKLCVIILPWDMSFYMGDWLVSSARSYALIVCAITTLYTVKGGMYSVVATEILQFIIMTISCFVIGYVAYTSVSADQINAAIPPGWKDLTFGWNLNLDWSGTPFPAVNQKLATDGFDLFGLLFMMMLFKGIFASIAGPVPSYDMQRVLSARTPSEAAKMSFTTIWVMYIPRYLMVAGFAVLALVYLVPELNSMGANMDFEKILPLAINKFVPDGFRGLLLAGLLAAFMGTFSAFVNSAPAYIVNDIYRKYINDKASDKKYVRLSIISSIVLVMIGIVFGFNAGSLNKLTLWITSALYGGYVAANLLKWVWWRFTGFGYFYGMLFGLIASTIKLFVFPEIVDIYVFPLILLFSLIGCLVGTYMSPLPNREAVKNYYRETRPWGFWGPIKREVMAEDPTFVPNKDLGRDASNILVGIVWQMAQVLIPIYFMIRENYYTAAWVAVLIVTSVFLKRNWWDKLKEADEEPAPLVEEKELVKAG is encoded by the coding sequence ATGAGTTTAAGCGTCTTAGATATTGCCATCATCTTCGCCTACATAGTGGGTATTTTGGGTATTGGCTTCTACATCTCCAAGCGGGCCTCTAAAGACATGCAGAGCTATTTTCTGGGCGGCAATACCATGAAGTGGTACTACCTGGGCCTCAGCAACGCCTCTGGCATGTTTGACGTGTCTGGCACCATGTGGACGGTCATGATTCTGTTTGTGTACGGTCTCAAAAGCGCCTGGATCCCGTGGCTGTGGCCGGTCTGGAACCAGGTGTTCGTGTTTGTGTTTCTGGCCATCTGGATGCGCCGCTCCAAGGTGATGACGGGTGCGCAGTGGATTACCTTCCGGTTCGGCGATGGAAAAGGGGCCAAGCTCTCGCACATCATCATTGTAGCGTTTGCCGTGATCAGCGTGCTGGGGTTCATTGCCTACTTCTTTGAAGGAATAGGCAAGCTCTGCGTCATCATTCTGCCCTGGGACATGAGCTTTTACATGGGTGACTGGCTGGTGTCTTCGGCGCGGTCATACGCCTTGATTGTCTGCGCCATCACTACGCTTTACACCGTGAAAGGCGGCATGTACAGCGTAGTAGCTACTGAGATTCTGCAGTTCATCATCATGACCATCTCGTGTTTCGTGATTGGGTACGTGGCCTATACCTCTGTAAGCGCAGACCAGATCAATGCGGCCATTCCGCCGGGGTGGAAAGACCTCACCTTTGGCTGGAACCTGAACCTGGACTGGAGCGGCACGCCGTTCCCCGCAGTCAATCAGAAACTGGCCACCGATGGCTTTGACCTGTTTGGCCTCCTGTTCATGATGATGCTGTTCAAAGGTATTTTTGCGTCCATTGCCGGTCCGGTACCGTCTTATGACATGCAGCGGGTGCTCTCGGCGCGTACGCCCTCAGAGGCGGCCAAGATGAGCTTTACCACTATCTGGGTCATGTACATTCCACGGTATTTAATGGTGGCGGGTTTTGCGGTGCTGGCGCTGGTGTACCTGGTGCCCGAACTCAACAGCATGGGTGCCAACATGGACTTTGAGAAGATCCTGCCGCTGGCCATCAACAAGTTTGTGCCAGACGGGTTCAGGGGCTTACTGCTGGCCGGTCTGCTGGCGGCGTTTATGGGTACGTTCTCGGCGTTCGTGAACTCGGCCCCGGCCTATATTGTGAATGACATCTACCGCAAGTACATCAATGACAAGGCCTCAGACAAAAAATACGTGCGTCTGAGCATTATCTCGTCCATTGTGCTGGTGATGATAGGCATCGTGTTCGGGTTCAATGCGGGTTCCCTGAATAAATTGACGCTCTGGATTACCTCGGCGCTGTACGGTGGTTACGTGGCAGCCAACCTGCTCAAATGGGTGTGGTGGCGTTTTACGGGCTTTGGGTACTTCTACGGCATGCTGTTCGGGTTGATTGCCTCCACCATCAAGCTGTTCGTCTTCCCAGAGATTGTAGACATTTATGTGTTTCCGCTCATTCTGTTGTTCTCTTTGATTGGCTGTTTGGTGGGTACCTACATGTCACCATTGCCTAACCGCGAAGCCGTGAAGAACTACTACCGCGAGACCCGCCCCTGGGGTTTCTGGGGACCTATCAAGCGTGAGGTGATGGCCGAGGACCCAACCTTTGTGCCCAATAAAGACTTAGGCCGTGATGCTTCTAATATTCTGGTGGGTATTGTCTGGCAGATGGCGCAGGTGCTCATTCCTATCTACTTCATGATCAGAGAGAATTACTACACTGCGGCCTGGGTGGCGGTTTTGATTGTGACCAGCGTGTTTCTGAAGAGAAACTGGTGGGATAAATTAAAAGAGGCCGATGAGGAGCCGGCTCCCTTGGTGGAAGAAAAGGAATTAGTTAAAGCAGGCTAA
- a CDS encoding DUF4434 domain-containing protein, whose protein sequence is MQITGTFIDEISHDIPHQNWGREEWDRDFAYMKAVGIDTVIMIRSGYRRFITYPSQYLQQNYGCYAPPVDLVGMFLELADKHGLKFYFGLYDSGHYWDTGNLQDEMDANRFVIDEVWKQYGHYQSFGGWYLSMEISRKTKGATEAFRTLGQQCKDVSGGLPTFISPWIDGKKAVMAATAQLSKEDAVSLRQHEEEWSEIFSGLHGSVDAVAFQDGHIDYHELEDFFAVNKKMADQFGLQCWTNAESFDRDMPIKFLPIKFEKLRLKLEAARKAGYDKAITFEFSHFMSPQSAYLQAGHLYNRYKEYLQSLR, encoded by the coding sequence ATGCAGATAACAGGAACCTTCATAGATGAAATCTCCCATGACATTCCGCACCAGAACTGGGGCCGCGAGGAATGGGATCGTGATTTTGCCTATATGAAAGCCGTGGGCATTGACACGGTTATTATGATCAGGAGCGGCTACCGGCGGTTCATTACCTATCCGTCACAGTACCTGCAGCAGAACTATGGTTGCTATGCGCCGCCCGTGGATTTAGTAGGCATGTTTCTGGAACTGGCAGACAAGCACGGCCTGAAATTCTACTTCGGCTTGTATGACAGCGGCCACTACTGGGACACCGGCAACCTGCAGGACGAGATGGACGCCAACCGCTTTGTCATTGACGAAGTCTGGAAACAGTACGGCCATTACCAGAGCTTCGGGGGATGGTACCTGAGCATGGAAATCAGCCGCAAGACCAAAGGCGCCACTGAGGCTTTCAGGACCCTGGGCCAGCAGTGCAAAGACGTGAGCGGCGGTCTGCCTACGTTCATCTCGCCTTGGATTGACGGTAAGAAAGCGGTGATGGCGGCCACGGCGCAGTTGTCTAAAGAGGATGCCGTCTCTTTACGCCAGCATGAAGAGGAATGGAGCGAGATTTTCTCAGGCCTGCACGGCTCTGTAGACGCAGTAGCGTTCCAAGACGGGCACATTGACTACCATGAACTAGAGGATTTCTTCGCGGTGAACAAGAAAATGGCTGACCAGTTTGGCCTGCAGTGCTGGACCAACGCCGAGAGCTTTGACCGCGACATGCCCATCAAGTTCCTGCCCATCAAGTTTGAGAAACTACGGCTCAAGTTAGAGGCAGCCCGCAAAGCCGGTTATGACAAGGCCATCACGTTTGAGTTTTCACATTTTATGAGTCCGCAGAGCGCGTATTTGCAGGCGGGCCATTTATACAATAGATACAAAGAATACTTACAGAGTTTACGCTAA